The Petropleomorpha daqingensis genome includes a window with the following:
- a CDS encoding purine-nucleoside phosphorylase produces MTAPETADPTAAAASAAEALTAALGGGHDVAVVMGSGWAPAADAFGEPVASVAIDELPGFAAPTAVGHGGSVRSVRVGDRKVLLFLGRTHLYEGRGVQAVAHAVRTAAAAGVKTVILTNAAGGLDPEHRVGQAVLISDHLNLTATSPLVGANFVDCTDLYSTRLRALARELDPELTEGVYAALPGPHYETPAEIRMLRGLGADLVGMSTALEAIAAKAAGLEVLGLSLVSNAAAGITGEPLDADEVIAAGRAAASRLGELLVRVIGQLP; encoded by the coding sequence GTGACTGCGCCCGAAACCGCTGATCCCACCGCCGCCGCCGCATCCGCCGCCGAGGCCCTCACCGCGGCCCTGGGCGGGGGTCATGACGTCGCCGTCGTGATGGGTTCCGGCTGGGCGCCGGCCGCCGACGCGTTCGGCGAGCCGGTGGCCTCCGTCGCCATCGACGAGCTGCCCGGCTTCGCCGCGCCGACCGCCGTCGGGCACGGCGGCTCGGTGCGCTCGGTGCGGGTCGGCGACCGCAAGGTGCTGCTCTTCCTGGGTCGCACCCACCTGTACGAGGGCCGCGGGGTGCAGGCGGTCGCGCACGCCGTCCGGACGGCGGCCGCCGCCGGGGTGAAGACGGTCATCCTCACCAACGCGGCCGGTGGCCTCGACCCGGAACACCGGGTCGGGCAGGCGGTGCTGATCAGCGACCACCTCAACCTGACGGCGACCTCCCCGCTGGTCGGCGCGAACTTCGTCGACTGCACCGACCTCTACTCCACCCGCCTGCGCGCATTGGCCCGCGAGCTCGACCCGGAGCTGACCGAGGGCGTGTACGCCGCGCTCCCGGGCCCCCACTACGAGACCCCGGCCGAGATCCGCATGCTGCGCGGCCTCGGCGCGGACCTGGTGGGCATGTCCACGGCGCTCGAGGCGATCGCCGCCAAGGCGGCCGGCCTGGAGGTGCTGGGTCTGTCGCTGGTCTCCAACGCCGCGGCAGGGATCACCGGGGAGCCGCTCGACGCCGACGAGGTGATCGCCGCCGGCAGGGCGGCCGCGAGCCGCCTGGGTGAGCTCCTCGTGCGGGTCATCGGGCAGCTGCCGTGA
- a CDS encoding DUF805 domain-containing protein produces the protein MDGNWYVRRGRIGRTTYWLHYALPLTGAYVLATVLDVSLGLSFVSTHSSSYYSYDYYSSSYSAMYSAGPIAVITSLALLAPSISALVTRLHDRGHSAHWLWFMLLPIAGPIVLLITAGFLAGDLGPNNYGYPQGAVLPPARTPSWKAPTSV, from the coding sequence ATGGACGGGAACTGGTACGTGCGGCGCGGACGCATCGGCCGCACGACCTACTGGCTGCACTACGCGCTGCCCCTGACGGGGGCCTACGTCCTCGCGACGGTGCTCGACGTCAGCCTCGGGCTGTCGTTCGTCAGCACCCACTCGAGCTCGTACTACTCGTACGACTACTACTCGAGCAGCTACTCGGCGATGTACAGCGCCGGGCCGATCGCGGTGATCACGTCGCTGGCCCTGCTCGCTCCGTCGATCAGCGCGCTGGTCACCCGGCTGCACGACCGCGGCCACTCCGCCCACTGGCTGTGGTTCATGCTCCTGCCGATCGCCGGGCCGATCGTCCTGCTGATCACCGCGGGCTTCCTCGCCGGCGACCTCGGCCCGAACAACTACGGCTACCCGCAGGGCGCGGTTCTCCCTCCGGCGCGGACGCCGTCGTGGAAGGCGCCGACCTCGGTCTAG
- the scpA gene encoding methylmalonyl-CoA mutase has protein sequence MSAIPDFGHLELGRPSSSATADDWAKAFKERVGRGVEEATWETPEGIAVPPLFTPADLDGLDFLGTYPGIAPYLRGPYPTMYTTQPWTIRQYAGFSTAAESNAFYRRNLAAGQKGLSIAFDLPTHRGYDSDHPRVVGDVGMAGVAIDSILDMRQLFDGIPLDRMTVSMTMNGAVLPVMALYILAAEEQGVAPEKLAGTIQNDILKEFMVRNTYIYPPKPSMQIVSDIFAFTSQQMPRFNSISISGYHIQEAGATADLELAYTLADGVEYVKAGKAAGLDVDAFAPRLSFFWAIGMNFFMEVAKLRAARLLWAKLMKEAGAQNPKSMSLRTHSQTSGWSLTAQDVYNNVVRTCLEAMAATQGHTQSLHTNALDEALALPTDFSARIARNTQLLLQQESGTTRVIDPWGGSAYVEKLTYDLARAAWAHIQEVDEHGGMAQAIDDGIPKLRIEEAAARTQARIDSGRQPVIGVNKYRVDADEAVEVLRVDNAQVLAEQKAKLEELRSSRDAAAVEEALRRLTDAARAAAEGRRDSSPDSNLLKLAVDAARAHATVGEISDALEEVYGRHAAQVRTISGVYRDEAGTSQPVDAARRLAAEFEEAEGRRPRILVAKMGQDGHDRGQKVIATAFADLGFDVDVGPLFQTPEEVARQAVEADVHVVGVNSLAAGHLTLVPALRDALAELGADDVLIVVGGVIPPDDVPTLKEMGAAAVYQPGTVIAEAAQELLRTLSSRLGH, from the coding sequence ATGAGCGCGATCCCCGACTTCGGGCACCTGGAGCTCGGCCGGCCGTCGTCGTCCGCGACCGCCGACGACTGGGCCAAGGCGTTCAAGGAGCGCGTCGGCCGCGGCGTCGAGGAGGCGACCTGGGAGACGCCGGAGGGCATCGCCGTCCCCCCGCTGTTCACCCCGGCCGACCTCGACGGGCTGGACTTCCTCGGGACCTACCCGGGCATCGCGCCGTACCTGCGCGGGCCGTACCCGACCATGTACACGACCCAGCCGTGGACGATCCGCCAGTACGCGGGCTTCTCCACGGCCGCGGAGTCCAACGCGTTCTACCGGCGCAACCTGGCCGCTGGCCAGAAGGGCCTGTCGATCGCGTTCGACCTTCCCACCCACCGCGGTTACGACTCCGACCACCCGCGGGTCGTCGGCGACGTCGGGATGGCCGGGGTGGCGATCGACTCGATCCTGGACATGCGGCAGCTGTTCGACGGCATCCCGCTGGACCGGATGACGGTCTCGATGACCATGAACGGCGCGGTGCTGCCGGTGATGGCGCTCTACATCCTCGCCGCCGAGGAGCAGGGGGTCGCGCCCGAGAAGCTGGCCGGGACCATCCAGAACGACATCCTCAAGGAGTTCATGGTCCGCAACACCTACATCTACCCGCCGAAGCCGTCGATGCAGATCGTCAGCGACATCTTCGCGTTCACCTCGCAGCAGATGCCGCGGTTCAACTCGATCTCGATCTCCGGCTACCACATCCAGGAGGCCGGGGCGACGGCCGACCTGGAGCTGGCGTACACGCTGGCCGACGGCGTGGAGTACGTGAAGGCGGGCAAGGCCGCCGGGCTGGACGTCGACGCGTTCGCCCCGCGCCTGTCGTTCTTCTGGGCCATCGGGATGAACTTCTTCATGGAGGTCGCGAAGCTCCGGGCGGCCCGGCTGCTGTGGGCGAAGCTCATGAAGGAGGCCGGCGCGCAGAACCCGAAGTCGATGTCGCTGCGCACCCACTCGCAGACGTCGGGCTGGTCGCTGACCGCGCAGGACGTCTACAACAACGTCGTCCGCACCTGCCTGGAGGCGATGGCCGCGACCCAGGGGCACACCCAGTCGCTGCACACCAACGCCCTCGACGAGGCGCTCGCGCTGCCGACCGACTTCTCCGCGCGGATCGCCCGCAACACCCAGCTGCTGCTGCAGCAGGAGTCGGGGACGACGCGGGTCATCGACCCGTGGGGCGGCTCGGCGTACGTGGAGAAGCTGACCTACGACCTGGCCCGCGCCGCGTGGGCGCACATCCAGGAGGTCGACGAGCACGGCGGCATGGCGCAGGCGATCGACGACGGGATCCCGAAGCTGCGCATCGAGGAGGCCGCGGCCCGCACCCAGGCCCGGATCGACTCCGGCCGGCAGCCGGTCATCGGGGTGAACAAGTACCGGGTGGACGCCGACGAGGCGGTCGAGGTGCTGCGGGTGGACAACGCGCAGGTGCTCGCCGAGCAGAAGGCGAAGCTGGAGGAGCTGCGGTCCTCCCGTGACGCCGCTGCCGTCGAGGAGGCGCTGCGGCGGCTGACCGACGCGGCGCGGGCCGCCGCGGAGGGCCGACGCGACTCGTCGCCGGACTCCAACCTGCTCAAGCTCGCCGTCGACGCCGCCCGCGCCCACGCCACGGTCGGGGAGATCTCCGACGCGCTGGAGGAGGTGTATGGCCGGCACGCCGCCCAGGTGCGCACCATCTCCGGTGTGTACCGGGACGAGGCAGGGACGAGCCAGCCGGTCGACGCGGCGCGGCGGCTGGCAGCGGAGTTCGAGGAGGCGGAGGGCCGCAGACCGCGGATCCTCGTGGCCAAGATGGGTCAGGACGGCCACGACCGCGGCCAGAAGGTGATCGCCACGGCGTTCGCCGACCTCGGCTTCGACGTCGACGTGGGCCCGCTGTTCCAGACGCCGGAGGAGGTCGCTCGGCAGGCGGTCGAGGCCGACGTGCACGTCGTCGGGGTCAACTCGCTGGCCGCCGGTCACCTCACGCTGGTGCCGGCGCTGCGTGACGCGCTGGCCGAGCTCGGCGCGGACGACGTCCTCATCGTCGTCGGCGGCGTGATCCCGCCCGACGACGTCCCGACGCTGAAGGAGATGGGCGCCGCGGCGGTCTACCAGCCGGGGACGGTCATCGCCGAGGCGGCGCAGGAGCTGCTGCGCACGCTGTCGTCCCGCCTCGGTCACTGA
- a CDS encoding phospho-sugar mutase, with protein MSELLDIARSWADDDPHDGDRAEIEALIEAENVEELSRRFSGPLTFGTAGLRGPLRAGPAGMNAAVVTRAAAGLGAYLAEEGHAGGGVVVGFDARRRSDEFARITAEVLSGAGFAVQVMPRPLPTPVLAFAVRHLGCVAGVMVTASHNPPDDNGYKVYLGDGRQLVPPADKQIEAAIAAVGRAREVPLSDDWLTLDDDIEADYVAAVVRAVDPSTVPAIVREGLTVAYTAMHGVGADTTRAVFAAAGLAPPVSVGQQDRPDPAFSTVAFPNPEEPGATDLLKALAESIRADVAIAEDPDADRCAVVCDGRQLTGDEVGALLADWLLRRGVRGTYASSLVSGSLLHALAEAHGVPSEETPTGFKWIMRAGSDAAPLVFGYEEALGYSVAPSVVNDKDGISAALAVALMAAELRVTGRSLLDRLDELAREHGLFANGQLSVRVEDLSLIGQAMARLRANPPATLLGRPVVATDLLTELPPVDAVRLLGDGVRVIVRPSGTEPKLKAYLESVVPVHDDAGIIAARGRGEDELDELRAEMSAALGL; from the coding sequence ATGAGCGAGCTGCTCGACATCGCCCGTTCCTGGGCGGACGACGACCCGCACGACGGCGACCGGGCCGAGATCGAGGCGCTGATCGAGGCGGAGAACGTCGAGGAGCTGTCCCGGCGGTTCTCCGGCCCGCTGACCTTCGGGACGGCGGGGCTGCGGGGTCCGCTGCGCGCCGGCCCGGCCGGCATGAACGCCGCGGTGGTGACCCGCGCCGCCGCGGGGCTGGGCGCCTACCTCGCCGAGGAGGGGCACGCCGGCGGCGGGGTCGTCGTCGGCTTCGACGCCCGGCGCCGGTCCGACGAGTTCGCGCGGATCACGGCGGAGGTGCTCTCCGGGGCGGGGTTCGCCGTGCAGGTGATGCCCCGGCCGCTGCCGACGCCGGTGCTGGCGTTCGCCGTCCGCCACCTGGGCTGCGTGGCCGGCGTGATGGTGACCGCCAGCCACAACCCGCCCGACGACAACGGGTACAAGGTCTACCTCGGCGACGGCCGGCAGCTGGTGCCTCCGGCCGACAAGCAGATCGAGGCGGCGATCGCCGCCGTCGGCCGCGCCCGCGAGGTGCCGCTGTCCGACGACTGGCTCACCCTCGACGACGACATCGAGGCCGACTACGTGGCCGCGGTGGTCCGGGCCGTGGACCCGAGCACCGTGCCGGCGATCGTGCGCGAGGGGCTGACCGTCGCCTACACCGCGATGCACGGCGTCGGCGCCGACACCACCCGCGCGGTGTTCGCCGCCGCGGGGCTGGCGCCGCCGGTGAGCGTGGGCCAGCAGGACCGGCCCGACCCGGCCTTCTCCACCGTCGCGTTCCCGAACCCCGAGGAGCCGGGCGCGACCGACCTGCTCAAGGCGCTGGCCGAGTCCATCCGCGCCGACGTCGCGATCGCCGAGGACCCGGACGCCGACCGGTGCGCGGTGGTCTGCGACGGGCGGCAGCTGACCGGCGACGAGGTCGGCGCGCTGCTGGCCGACTGGCTGCTGCGCCGCGGCGTGCGCGGGACGTACGCGTCCTCGCTGGTCAGCGGCTCGCTGCTGCACGCGCTCGCCGAGGCGCACGGGGTGCCGTCGGAGGAGACCCCGACCGGGTTCAAGTGGATCATGCGGGCCGGCTCGGACGCCGCGCCGCTGGTGTTCGGCTACGAGGAGGCGCTGGGCTACTCGGTGGCGCCGTCGGTGGTCAACGACAAGGACGGCATCTCCGCCGCCCTGGCCGTCGCGCTGATGGCCGCCGAGCTCCGGGTGACCGGCCGCTCGCTGCTCGACCGCCTCGACGAGCTGGCACGCGAGCACGGGCTGTTCGCCAACGGCCAGCTGTCGGTGCGGGTGGAGGACCTGTCGCTGATCGGCCAGGCCATGGCGCGGCTGCGGGCGAACCCGCCGGCCACGCTGCTCGGCCGGCCGGTGGTGGCGACCGACCTGCTCACCGAGCTGCCGCCGGTCGACGCGGTGCGGCTGCTCGGCGACGGGGTCCGGGTGATCGTGCGGCCCAGCGGCACCGAGCCGAAGCTCAAGGCCTACCTGGAGAGCGTCGTCCCGGTGCACGACGACGCCGGGATCATCGCCGCCCGCGGCCGCGGCGAGGACGAGCTCGACGAGCTGCGGGCGGAGATGTCCGCGGCGCTGGGCCTCTAG
- a CDS encoding amidohydrolase has translation MDAAVEKLGALVDDWVRDHSAQLISTRRHLHAHPELAFAEFETTSFLEQRLHGLNPRRLPTGTGLVVEVGSGEPVVVLRADIDALPINDLKDVPYASTKEGLAHACGHDVHTTVVLGVALAFSELGGLPGRVRCVFQPAEETLPGGATEVVAAGVLDGASRAFALHCDPSVPAGKVGLRAGAITAACDRMDVSLMGPGGHTARPQLTVDLVDALGRVITEVPALLSRQVDPRAGMSLVWGAVNAGIAANAIPQRGHLRGTVRVLDRDAWKDAEDLIRALVERVAATTGAQVDVDYVRGVPPVVNDPRSVALLRSAALETVGTENVVLSPQSMGGEDFGWFADVLPIALARLGTHGGGPPLDLHRGMFDVDERAIGIGVRLLAHTVLHALTADAHPART, from the coding sequence ATGGATGCAGCGGTCGAGAAGCTGGGCGCGCTCGTCGACGACTGGGTGCGGGACCACTCGGCGCAGCTGATCTCCACCCGCCGGCACCTGCACGCGCACCCCGAGCTGGCGTTCGCCGAGTTCGAGACGACGTCCTTCCTCGAGCAGCGGCTGCACGGGCTGAACCCGCGGCGGCTGCCGACCGGCACCGGCCTCGTGGTCGAGGTCGGGTCGGGAGAGCCGGTCGTCGTCCTGCGGGCCGACATCGACGCCCTGCCGATCAACGACCTCAAGGACGTGCCCTACGCCTCCACCAAGGAGGGCCTCGCCCACGCGTGCGGGCACGACGTGCACACGACCGTCGTCCTGGGCGTGGCGCTGGCCTTCTCCGAGCTCGGCGGGCTGCCCGGCCGGGTGCGCTGCGTCTTCCAGCCGGCCGAGGAGACGCTCCCCGGCGGCGCCACCGAGGTCGTCGCGGCCGGCGTGCTCGACGGGGCCTCGCGGGCGTTCGCGCTGCACTGCGACCCGTCGGTGCCGGCCGGCAAGGTGGGCCTGCGGGCCGGCGCGATCACCGCCGCCTGCGACCGGATGGACGTCTCGCTCATGGGGCCGGGCGGGCACACGGCCCGTCCGCAGCTGACCGTCGACCTGGTCGACGCCCTCGGCCGGGTGATCACCGAGGTGCCGGCGCTGCTGTCCCGGCAGGTCGACCCCCGGGCGGGGATGTCGCTGGTGTGGGGCGCGGTCAACGCCGGCATCGCGGCCAACGCGATCCCGCAGCGCGGGCACCTGCGCGGCACCGTCCGGGTGCTCGACCGGGATGCGTGGAAGGACGCCGAGGACCTGATCCGCGCGCTGGTCGAGCGGGTCGCCGCGACCACGGGCGCGCAGGTGGACGTCGACTACGTGCGCGGGGTGCCGCCGGTGGTCAACGACCCGCGCTCGGTGGCGCTGCTGCGCTCGGCGGCGCTGGAGACGGTCGGCACCGAGAACGTGGTGCTCTCGCCGCAGAGCATGGGCGGGGAGGACTTCGGCTGGTTCGCCGACGTCCTGCCGATCGCCCTGGCCCGGCTGGGCACCCACGGCGGCGGCCCGCCGCTGGACCTGCACCGCGGCATGTTCGACGTCGACGAGCGCGCGATCGGCATCGGCGTGCGGTTGCTCGCCCACACGGTGCTGCACGCGCTGACCGCCGATGCTCACCCCGCGCGCACGTGA
- a CDS encoding methylmalonyl-CoA mutase subunit beta: MSSPDGQAAHPADADVPAEHEVPDELRLAGEFPDAGRDEWRELVVGVLRKAGREEVPDPVEDALRRPVATGVTVAPLYTAEDAGDLPGAVGVPGLAPFVRGARAGAASSDVPAGWDIRQRHAHPDVATTKGAIAADLENGATSLWLVLGDGAVPVDALPDVLDGVYLDLAPVSVQGGLPAAEAYLSLVEGRTDLAPGGSLGLDPLGEQAASGEPQDLSGLADLARRAAPLGLRTVTVDATVFADAGASAVEELGCSLAAGVAYLRALTDGGLSVDEAFAALEFRYAATADQFTTIAALRAARRLWDRVGEESGAAPEVRAQRQHAVTSSVMTTKRDPWVNMLRTTVACFAAGVGGADAVTVQPFDAALGLPDSFSRRIARNTQNLLVEEGSLARVLDPAGGSWYVESLTEDLAQAAWSWFTEIERAGGLAAALDSGLVAVRIREAWEARSKRLAKRADAITGVSEFPNLDEKLPEREPAADPRPTGGLPRVRAAQEFEALRDAADAAGARPAVYLATIGPVARHTARASFAGNLFQAGGIATPAGDGASGLAEAGTTVACICGTDKDYAESAAGLAKELRDAGATSVWLAGKPDLAVDGVDGYVYAGCDALDTLHTVFEQLGVQR, translated from the coding sequence ATGAGTTCTCCGGACGGGCAGGCGGCGCACCCGGCGGATGCGGATGTGCCGGCCGAGCACGAGGTCCCCGACGAGCTCCGGCTGGCCGGCGAGTTCCCGGACGCCGGCCGCGACGAGTGGCGCGAGCTGGTCGTCGGCGTGCTGCGCAAGGCGGGGCGCGAGGAGGTCCCCGACCCGGTCGAGGACGCGCTGCGCCGTCCGGTCGCCACCGGCGTGACGGTCGCCCCGCTCTACACCGCCGAGGACGCCGGCGACCTGCCCGGGGCGGTCGGCGTCCCCGGGCTGGCGCCGTTCGTCCGTGGTGCGCGGGCCGGTGCGGCGAGCTCCGACGTCCCCGCCGGGTGGGACATCCGGCAGCGGCACGCCCACCCCGACGTCGCCACCACCAAGGGCGCGATCGCCGCCGACCTCGAGAACGGCGCCACCTCGCTGTGGCTCGTGCTCGGCGACGGCGCGGTGCCGGTCGACGCGCTGCCCGACGTCCTGGACGGCGTCTACCTCGATCTCGCGCCGGTCTCGGTCCAGGGCGGGCTCCCGGCGGCGGAGGCATACCTCTCCCTCGTCGAGGGCCGCACCGACCTGGCCCCGGGCGGCTCGCTGGGGCTCGATCCGCTCGGCGAGCAGGCCGCGTCGGGGGAGCCGCAGGACCTCTCCGGGCTGGCCGACCTCGCCCGCCGCGCCGCGCCGCTCGGCCTGCGGACGGTCACCGTCGACGCCACCGTGTTCGCGGACGCAGGGGCGTCCGCGGTGGAGGAGCTCGGCTGCTCGCTGGCGGCCGGCGTCGCGTACCTGCGGGCGCTCACCGACGGCGGGCTGTCGGTCGACGAGGCGTTCGCCGCGCTGGAGTTCCGCTACGCCGCCACCGCCGACCAGTTCACGACGATCGCCGCGCTGCGCGCCGCCCGCCGGCTGTGGGACCGGGTGGGGGAGGAGTCCGGCGCCGCACCCGAGGTCCGGGCCCAGCGCCAGCACGCGGTCACCTCGTCGGTGATGACGACGAAGCGCGATCCCTGGGTGAACATGCTGCGGACGACGGTCGCCTGCTTCGCCGCGGGCGTGGGCGGCGCCGACGCCGTCACCGTGCAGCCGTTCGACGCCGCCCTGGGACTGCCCGACAGCTTCTCCCGCCGGATCGCGCGCAACACGCAGAACCTGCTGGTCGAGGAGGGGTCGCTGGCCCGCGTCCTCGACCCGGCGGGCGGCTCCTGGTACGTCGAGTCGCTCACCGAGGACCTCGCGCAGGCCGCCTGGTCGTGGTTCACCGAGATCGAGCGAGCGGGCGGGCTGGCGGCCGCCCTCGATTCGGGACTGGTCGCCGTCCGGATCCGGGAGGCGTGGGAGGCGCGGTCGAAGCGGCTGGCGAAGCGTGCCGACGCGATCACCGGCGTCAGCGAGTTCCCCAACCTCGACGAGAAGCTGCCCGAGCGCGAGCCGGCCGCCGACCCGCGGCCGACGGGCGGGCTGCCCCGGGTGCGCGCCGCCCAGGAGTTCGAGGCCCTGCGCGACGCCGCCGACGCGGCGGGGGCCCGGCCGGCGGTCTACCTCGCCACGATCGGCCCGGTCGCCCGGCACACCGCCCGCGCCTCGTTCGCGGGCAACCTCTTCCAGGCCGGCGGCATCGCGACACCGGCCGGCGACGGGGCGTCGGGCCTCGCCGAGGCCGGGACGACGGTCGCCTGCATCTGCGGCACCGACAAGGACTACGCGGAATCGGCCGCTGGCCTGGCGAAGGAGCTGAGGGACGCCGGCGCGACGTCGGTCTGGCTGGCCGGGAAGCCTGATCTGGCGGTGGACGGGGTCGACGGATACGTGTACGCCGGATGCGACGCCCTCGACACCTTGCACACGGTCTTCGAGCAGCTGGGAGTGCAGCGATGA
- a CDS encoding NAD-dependent epimerase/dehydratase family protein — MSGPVLVTGAAGRIGTVLRGGLPERGWAVRCLDVVPIVDTRPGEEQVVADAADLAAMVDAAAGASAVVHLAGHSGESTWPVISRSHIESTYCALEAARRAGIDRVVLASSNHATGFTPRPASGLLREADAPPRPDTYYGAAKVAMEALASLYADRYGMDVVCLRIGSAFPEPTALRHLSTWLSPADSVALVDAALTAPAPGFAVVWGVSANTRNWWDLSAARALGYEPQDDAEVYAEALIEAYGEPDLADPVHARVGGDYVLPSFDAQEDS, encoded by the coding sequence GTGAGCGGTCCCGTGCTGGTCACCGGCGCGGCGGGGCGGATCGGCACGGTGCTGCGCGGCGGGCTGCCCGAGCGCGGCTGGGCGGTGCGCTGCCTCGACGTCGTCCCGATCGTGGACACGCGGCCCGGCGAGGAGCAGGTCGTCGCCGACGCCGCCGACCTGGCCGCGATGGTGGACGCCGCCGCCGGCGCCTCCGCCGTGGTGCACCTGGCCGGGCACTCCGGCGAGTCGACCTGGCCGGTGATCAGCCGCAGCCACATCGAGAGCACGTACTGCGCGCTCGAGGCAGCGCGGCGGGCCGGCATCGACCGCGTGGTGCTGGCCAGCAGCAACCACGCCACCGGCTTCACGCCGCGACCGGCGTCCGGGCTGCTGCGCGAGGCCGACGCCCCGCCGCGACCGGACACCTACTACGGCGCGGCCAAGGTGGCGATGGAAGCGCTGGCCTCGCTGTACGCCGACCGGTACGGCATGGACGTCGTGTGCCTGCGGATCGGCAGCGCGTTCCCCGAGCCCACGGCCCTGCGGCACCTCTCCACCTGGCTCTCCCCCGCCGACTCCGTCGCGCTGGTCGACGCCGCGCTGACCGCGCCGGCGCCCGGGTTCGCCGTCGTGTGGGGCGTCTCTGCCAACACCCGCAACTGGTGGGACCTCTCCGCCGCGCGCGCCCTCGGCTACGAGCCCCAGGACGACGCCGAGGTCTACGCCGAGGCGCTGATCGAGGCGTACGGCGAGCCGGACCTCGCCGACCCGGTGCACGCGCGGGTCGGCGGGGACTACGTGCTGCCGTCGTTCGACGCCCAGGAGGACTCATGA
- a CDS encoding glutamate--cysteine ligase has translation MEIPFASSERASLGVEWELQLVDRQTRELTSGAIEILEEIRPADADEHPKAKHELLQSTIEIITGICTTVGEAKADLAGTLAEVVAAADRRGLGLMCAGTHPFTDWQSQQISPKERYLELVERMQWLARRLQIFGVHVHVGVRAPEKAIPIVNALTQYVPHFLALSASSPFWKGADTGLASARSKVFESMPTAGLPYQLSGWHEFEDYMQTLISTHAIESVREVWWDIRPHPNFGTVELRICDGLPTLDEIGAVAALSQCLVEQFDRELDRGYTLPVPASWVLRENKWRAARYGLDADIVVDEKGTVRPVRQAILDLVEDLTPTARRLGCAAELADVERVLAVGASYQRQRAVAAAHDGDLTAVVDSLLTELRDGLPAPRPSGMA, from the coding sequence GTGGAGATCCCCTTCGCCTCCTCGGAGCGCGCGAGCCTGGGCGTCGAGTGGGAATTGCAGCTCGTCGACCGGCAGACCCGTGAGCTGACCTCGGGGGCCATCGAGATCCTCGAGGAGATCCGCCCGGCCGACGCCGACGAGCACCCCAAGGCCAAGCACGAGCTGCTGCAGTCGACGATCGAGATCATCACCGGCATCTGCACCACGGTGGGCGAGGCCAAGGCCGACCTGGCCGGCACGCTGGCCGAGGTGGTGGCCGCCGCCGACCGGCGCGGGCTCGGCCTGATGTGTGCGGGCACCCACCCGTTCACCGACTGGCAGTCGCAGCAGATCTCACCCAAGGAGCGCTACCTCGAGCTGGTCGAGCGGATGCAGTGGCTGGCCCGCCGGCTGCAGATCTTCGGCGTCCACGTGCACGTCGGGGTCCGGGCGCCGGAGAAGGCGATCCCGATCGTCAACGCGCTGACCCAGTACGTGCCGCACTTCCTCGCGCTGTCGGCGTCCTCCCCGTTCTGGAAGGGCGCCGACACCGGCCTGGCCTCGGCCCGCAGCAAGGTCTTCGAGAGTATGCCCACCGCCGGGCTGCCCTACCAGCTGTCGGGCTGGCACGAGTTCGAGGACTACATGCAGACGCTGATCTCGACGCACGCGATCGAGAGCGTCCGCGAGGTGTGGTGGGACATCCGCCCGCACCCCAACTTCGGCACCGTCGAGCTGCGGATCTGCGACGGCCTGCCCACCCTCGACGAGATCGGCGCGGTCGCGGCGCTGTCGCAGTGCCTGGTCGAGCAGTTCGACCGGGAGCTGGACCGCGGTTACACCCTGCCGGTGCCGGCGAGCTGGGTGCTCCGGGAGAACAAGTGGCGGGCCGCGCGCTACGGCCTGGACGCCGACATCGTGGTGGACGAGAAGGGCACCGTCCGGCCGGTGCGGCAGGCGATCCTCGACCTGGTCGAGGACCTGACGCCGACCGCCCGCCGGCTCGGCTGTGCGGCCGAGCTGGCCGACGTCGAGCGGGTGCTCGCCGTCGGCGCGTCCTACCAGCGGCAGCGGGCGGTGGCCGCGGCGCACGACGGCGACCTGACCGCCGTGGTCGACAGCCTGCTGACCGAGCTGCGAGACGGGCTGCCCGCGCCGCGGCCCTCCGGGATGGCTTGA